Genomic window (Ictalurus punctatus breed USDA103 chromosome 16, Coco_2.0, whole genome shotgun sequence):
CAAATCACACTTTCCATATATACTcagcagaaaaagaaacattctctcacattcaacattcaactgcttttatttggagcaatttttttaaatatcattatcaatatcaatattaaaatTAACAGTGGTCAAtgtcaaaagtaacagtcagaaTGTGGTGTGActaccagctgctttaagtactacagtgaatctcatcctcatggactgcaccagatttgtcagtttcTCAACTGTTTTCAGCAAACTATTTTAAAGGTCAACTTTTCCTGCAAATATTAATACAGGTTCTTTACATTTGATTAACTTAAAACTAAATATTTGAATTAATTAACTCATAAGGACTCATTTCCCAGGTCAAAAATTATCATTAGCAGGGATGTGCAGAAAGTTCCTCAGGAGCAATGGgctcaaatgtaaaaataaataaataaaatagaaagaaacaaataaaataaaaagggcTATATCACCAAAGAGCTAATTTTACTACTTTAATTACATTAACTACTTTACCAACTTTAACTACATATTCTTATCACCCTGGTAGACACTGTAAACTAAATATGAGAATGACACTACTAATATGACCTGGTATGGTATATTTTGAAtatggtattttatttttacatgtataaaaataattataacaaaacGGCAACTTTTAGTGGAGAGATGAACCCAAAgaatctttaaaagaaaaaaaacaaaaaacaactacaGTATTACCATCTACAAATGCAGTGACACACCCACTGTATGTCACTTGCTGTAAAAGTCATTAAAACTATTCATTTCACTATTAAATTTATATTTGGCAGCAGCACTTTATTCCCATAAAACTGCAGCATTGCTTGCTGAACCAGCTTTTTAATGTCAAATCATGTCATATTTGCCttctaaattttattttaaaaagattgtCATATCACAATAAAAAGTGACAACATTTCcaatcctgcactgcggcctaaaacatggctgccatggaccgcaattcccagaaaaCTCATTCATTCCAAAAcaccaatctcacacacaatcacaccacaatTTAAAAGGACTTTTGAGGATTTCACTCTTtgcaaagtattgagtgttatcaatgtaccaagcgtttgtaccctgttcctcattttgtttcatgttcattgatcttgcttcttgttccttgttctcgattcttgccttgcctagttcaTGCCTGTTTACAgattgcctgacccattgcctgtttcttgaACACGCTAttgtttcatgatttggatttgtctgcctgcctctctttattaaaagctcttatctgcacatGCATCtatcctaaccttcattacgtggaatacgtgacagaatatttCGCGTCAACAaggaagcagcaggagagcaAGGAGAGTGTCACGCCAGAGTACATGGAGATGTCTGGCCACCCTTCATGtcagtccagtttccccagtggactGACATAGACCTCCCGGAACCGAATTATGGATTGTGTGACTACCGAGGCAGCTTCAATGTCTCACCTGTAATAACTTTGGATACCCggatcatatttctgctctcatgAATGTTTCAAGGGCAGCTGCGTGCCTGTCTAAGGTCGAACAGACAGCCtccaaagctaagtttctgtctgaggtcgaagagacgacccctcaagccaagtttctgtccggggtcgaagagacgacctctcaagccaagtttctgtccggggtcgaagagacgacctctcaagccaagtttctgtccggggtcgaagagacgacctctcaagccaagtttctgtccggggtcgaagagatgacctctcaagccaagtttctgtctggggtcgaagagacgacctctcaagccaagtttctgtccgaggtcgaagagaagGCCTCCCAAGACAAGTTTCTGTCTggggtcgaagagacgacctctcaagccaagtttctgtccgaggtcgaagagaagGCCTCCCAagacaagttcctgtccgaggtcgacgagGCGACCTCCCATGCTAAGTTCCAAATAAAGGTCGAGGCGAAattccacgccaagttccagtctgagttcgacgatgtgaccttccacgccaagttccagtccaaGGTCGCTGACACGCTGGAGTTTGTTGGCACaaacaaccaagttctcctcatgcctgaaaccgaactcacaaccaaccaggttctgctcatgcctgaaaccgacgtcacgaccaaccaggttctgctcacgttTGAAGCCGACATCACgtccaaccaggttctgctcatgcctgaagccgacgtcatgaccaaccaggttctgctcactcctgaagccgacgtcacaaacaaccaagttctgatcatgcccgagtctgctgaaacggacaaccaagttctgatcatgcccaagtctgctgacatggacaaccaagttctgatcactcccgagtctgctgacatggacaaccaggttctgctcacgcctgaagccgacgtcacgGCCAACCAGATTCTGCTCAGGCCTGAAACCAatgtcatgaccaaccaagatTTGCTCaccccgagtctgctgacacaggcAAGAAATTTCTGATCACACCTGAGTCTGCcaacatggacaaccaagttctgatcacgcccgagtctgctgactcAGACAACCAAGTCCTGAACATGCTTGAGTCTGCTGACAAGAACAACCAAGATCTGatcacgcccaagtctgctgacatggacaaccaagttctgctcatgctcGAGATTGACAAGAcggccaaccaagctctgcgtACACCTGAGTCTGGTGACACAGATAACCAAGTTCAGCTGGCGGTGAAGAACGACACTCTGAGGACGATGCTCCGCctccctgctccactgaggatgtcgctccgcctccctgctccgctgaggacaccGCTCCACACCAAGTCAAGCCCCCGTCTACAGTTGACGACACAACTGCCCAAGTCTGGGTCTCGCATAGTGACCCCGGCGAACCAGCCCCATCCCCCTGTCTGCTCCTCGGCTCCTTGAGGAACCTGCTTGTTGTTGGACATTGTCTGCATTTTGCCCAGGACCGCGgggggagggagtgtattttggtGCTTCgggagatgggggggggggggggtaatatcatatcacagcaaacatgtgactacatttcccatcctgcactgcggcctacaaacatggccgccatagACCGTAATTCCCAGaaaactcattcattttaatcacgcacacctgcatgcaatctcacacacaatcacaccacagtttaaaaggacttttgAGGTGTTcactctttgcgaagtattgagtgttatcaccgtaccaagAATTTGTACCcgttcctcgttttgtttcatgttcactgatcttgcttcttgttccttgttctcgattcttgccttgcctagttcaTGCTTGTTTACAGATTGCCTGACCCGTTGCTTGTTTCTTGACTACGCTATtctctcatgatttggatttgtctgcctctctttattaaaagctgttatctgcacttgcatctatcctaaccttcattacgtggAAAACGTGACAAAGATAAGCTGAgattttaatgatcttatatcACAATTTTTTCATATCACTTAGGCTACAGGACTAAATTTACCATATTAGTTAACAAGGGGCAAGttactatatgtatatagtagaaCAATATCCCAATCTTgaaaagttcattattattctgtgctgcgactctgcAGCTCATGCTGAATGGAGCAGAAgctttcagtttaaaaaaaaatatttatataaaaaagcaaaacgacagTGGAGGCGGTGCTGTGGGGGGCAAGGGTAATCGGTGTATGGCCAAACAGAACACCGTGTAACACTGGCTATCATTATTTGTACACATatgatgcctttttttttttgcaactatCTGTCTCATATTAGCTCACCTTTTTTCACCCATGTTGATAAGGAAGCTGTCCCTTTTGCTGCCTCCTCcttcagtttttctttaatttctttaaGACATTGTGGCTTTACTGGctatataacatacatataatataacaagGTTACTTGTATGTTTGGAAATGCAACAAACTTGATTAGCTAGTATTTACCAACACATCCATGTCTCTGATGGAGCAGTATCTTGTTCTTAATGGTGTCCTTTTGCTTGCTCATGTAAAAGAAAACCCAGTTCCTCTCTCTTCTTGATTAACCCATCACACTGTACAGTTTCATTATTGTTTACTATTTGTCTTTCCAAGCACTCTATGTCTCTTTGCAAGACCGTCAGTGTTACCCTCACCATAGCCGATGAGTGGAATGTATAATTttgacaaaacatttttctattGACTTTGCCCACATCCCAACATTGACTAAGGTTTCAAAAGAACACTTCTTCAGTTTCCAGCTATTCCAGAACAATTTGAAATTTTCACAAAAGACACTGTCCTGTAGTAAATTGCCATTAAAAATCCAATAGTAGTTTGAttttgatgttctttttgtgttgACATCCAATTTTACCATATGATGGTctgataaaaatgaataaaaatattcatcACCTTACTGTTCCATGTCTTTTCCAAATAAAACCAATATTTTCTCTCACCACTAACTGTATTATGAACCATTTTTAGCCATGTATACTGTTTTACTCCTTTATTTCTTGTTCTCCATCTCTCATTTGGAGATTATTGATAATTTTTGATACAATTGACCTTTTATAAGGTTCTTCCCCTTATCTATCAACAGAGAGTCTATTGTACAGTTCCAATCTCCCCAAAGTATAACACACAGACTATTATCACACAgacttctaccgcttactccttttcagggtcacggggaaacctggagcctatcccaggaagcatcgggcacaagacggggtacaccctggacagggtgccagtccatcgcagggcacacaatcacacacattcacacaccaattcatacactacggacactttagacacgccaatcagcctaccatgcatgtctttgggaggaaaccggagtacccggaggaaacccccgcagcacggggagaacatggaaatACAGTTCCTTCATGCTCAATTTGTGTTACTAATAATATTCATTTAACAATTTCTTTTACCTTTAAGATATTAATGTTCagattttcagaaaataaactGGCTACCCCACACTATTTCTTGTCCCATGACTCATTACAAGATTTCCTTTCCACCACAATTCCCTTTCaactttgttattattattatcaatgtATATCTcctgtaaaaagaaaacaataaccATATTAATTCTTAAAAACTTTGAAATTATTGCTAATTTATTCCTGTCCCTAACCCAAATGATATTGatcatataatgtatatgtgattaataatgACTCATTATCATGAGTCTTTAACACATAAGATAACAACACAAATAGGTTTAGTGGCAACTTTTCACTCTTTACACGCGGGGGTAGACTTGCAATGTAAAGTTCATGAGAACACAGGAAGTCtgtggcagaaaaacagaccctTCATACtgtctttatttaatttgatcACACTCAACCACAACTTGTTCCAGGGAGAAGAAAACAGTTTTAACCACAGATACTTTATGTGACATGTAGGGGCTATTCTAAAGGATGATGGTAATTCAAGGTGGTTTGAAAATGGATTGACATTGTCAAAGGAATATTGAATCATTGACTTAACTTGCTTTAATAAAAGAACAACCAGACCATCTGGCCTGAGTGTAGCTGTGGATGCAGTCTGCATTTCTTGTCCTTTTGGAAATTTGGTCCTAGAGCTGTTTGTTGTAATCAGACATGTACCACTTCAGAGGTCCACTGACTCATCCTCATCCACTCCTGTCTACCAGAGCTTCAACTGGATTGGCAGGGGTAACAGTCAATGATGAGTATTGTGGTGAAACCTTGGGATACTGGCAGACATGTGATAAGGGTAATGACTATGTGGAATGAGGAACATTGTGGCAAGGGTAGTTTCACACTGCATTGTGGGCAGATGACAGGAGGCTCTAGATTGTGCACAACCAAGACATGCTTACGCATACTCTGTGATGTAATTGTTCAAGGAAGTCCactataatattttgttttccACAGAGATGGTTCTATGTATTGCTGTGGTAACTTGAGTTTAGTAAATATAAGCTTAACCCAGTTAATAAGTAACAGCTGACTTTAGATTTCCAAACCTACATTAGACCGACAATAAGAAGCAAGCTCTTCAGTAAAAAACTAGATTCAGACCGAGAGTATATTCTAACATGTTCAGAGGCACTTTATTATAAAGTCGAGGAATAGAAACTTAAAATCACAAACCGAGCTCAGAATAGATAAACACTCAAAACACAAgcagagaaaacacaaaaagacaGTATAACCAGGGTAAAGGGTAAGCTCAAGAATAAACAGAGAGCAGTtagacacaacatacaaaatcagcagaacTACAGCGTTCATAATTTACACAGTCACAAGGTTGGCAAGACTTTGTGTTGCTGAACTTGAtgggtatatacagtatactgtggCCTAGAAGTGGCTGGCAGAGATTGCAGTAGAATTTGGGGGATTGTGACTTCTGCTGGCAGCAAGGAGTAATATCTGGTGTTACACCAGAGTAATGGCATTTCTAACGTCATCAAAACCTCTTTGTTTGTAGCAGATACATTTGTTTCAGTTTGTGTTGTTGATTGAGTAAACCTGAGAAGGTGAGACAAGTTCAGATGTAACAATCCCATCACTGACGACGGCGTGCAGCTGAAAGGCAACAACTGAAATTAGTTTATAATATTACATAACAAATAGTGCAACTCATGCAGAACATTACTGAAAAGACAAATTGTTGTGTTTACTGTaattatatactgtgtataaacACAAACTTACCGAGACATTGATAGTAAACTTCGAAGAACAAAGCAGTGCAAATCAATGAGGCAAAAAGGGTCCCAATAACTATAAACCGCACAACTGAACCTGTAAAGACAGTAAGAGGAACACTGTTTTCTGTACTTAATTCAGTACAAGCAAGTTGTAACAGTAAAATTCAGTTATTAAACTGATGAACAATTACTGAGAGACACATCTTTTCTGTGTAAAGGGCCTAggttttgttcatttcagtcTGAGTGAAGAGCATTGGTGATAACATCATTGTGCAATACTAAAATTAAAACCACACTTTTCGTAATGTTTGATAACTCAGTGATTCAGTGTATTGCCCCATTTGGTTTTATCCAGAAATGTAATTAAAGGCAAATAGCATTTTTATTCTCAACAGATGCACCCTGCACTCTGCTTTTAAATGGATTTTATACTTCTTGTATACAAGAGTTCTTCAACAGCAGGCTAAGAACATTAATAGTCATGTAGTAGCACAAAATTATATAACTTAATGtgaatataaattatttaagaATTGAATCTTTAAAAACCAAAATGACTCATTCGTTTTATTTATAACGAATACAATTCCAGCCAAATGATTCCCTCAAATAACTTATTTGTCACAAATAGGATACTTACTGTTTGCCTTTAAGCCAAACTTCACGTTAAAGAAGCTACTGCTGTCtgttgcaaaaaataaataatataattttgaaaggtttaacaaaattattaattaagttaaatgtGAACAAAAACTTGTATTTCTTGGAGTTGCAGATAAGTTCTTCTTCACACTTGGGTTTTGTTTGATTGCCACTCTGTCTTGGCAGGTGGAGAggaaattttgaaaaagaaaaaaaaaaaaaaagaatactaaTGCaacatgcttatttatttgaggTCTGCATCCCAGACTCAGAATGCTGGCTTTCCCACTATCAACCTATTTGGGCTCAGGTTGACTGAGCCCCTACCTAACCCAACAAGTtgagttataaaaaaaaaaatgaaccagCAATTTTAGTGTACATCTGATATGCTCATATTGCATGTGCACACAAGTTGAGACCTTTATCACAGAGTCGCATAGAAACAGTGACATAGTATTTGTCATAAAGTCACTTCCTCTACTTTTCTCTACTTGCTTTTGTACATACccctgtactgtactgtatgtccaCAGTATGAGATTTCTGTCCTTAAAAGCTTTCATAgaatctgtttttctctctttttttcacttctGCCTCCTTCTCCCACCAGAGTAAGTGTATCCAATCCATTTTCTGTCAGAGTGATGGATTTGACTTGCTCACTAGAAATGCTACTTGATAGCTTAGCTTGTTAGCTTACACACTGCTGTGTCTGAGATAGACAGACTGTTGTTATCTTGCTAGTGACTCATTCCAGCTCATGCAACTAAGTTACTAGTGCCAACAGGGCTGGAGTGGTCTGTCCCTACATTGGCCTTACACCAATGTAGGGACAATGTTGTCAACCTGAGCTTCTCTGGTTCATGGTTAGGAGTAGTGTACATGTATCTCTTGAGTTTGGAAGTGCTTCCAACCAGAAGTGTTCCAGCGGCCATTTTACGATTCCCTACCAACAGAGGGCGCCGACCGCCAACGGACGAAAACTGTCAAGATGACCTGATGTGCTGCTCTTAACTGCAAAACAACGTTGCTAAAGGATGTAGCAGAAGTGCCCACAGATTGTAATTTATACAGATCATGTACCTATTAAGCACAAATGCGTCGTTATCCCCATGTCTAGTGGGGATAACGGTCATAATCTTTTGCAACAACTGGCTCATTGGTATTATAAagtctggttggagttctcatcacttggaaaTCACTTGCTGTTGCTGAGCGAAgccccacatggacagcctaaagatgAGTGGGATTAGTGAGGATGGAActacttaaaaaccatgaagatggctttcaAACTGATATTAACAGTATTGCTACAATGATTTAtgactacaattgctatgatagctttaggactgcaattaccatgatcagttctgcactcaagtctcatggttatgaatttcctgcttacgccattgcactttttgaccagtACATAGTTATAGaaggaaattatttataatcgcactatccatTGTCACTCAGATGAAGAtggattcccttttgagtctagttcctctcaaggtttcttctgcAAAATGTCTCAGGGagcttttccttgccaccatcacctctggcttgctcattagggataaatttataaaataaattttacatcctgaatttatacatttctgtacaggtgctttgtgacaatgtccattgttaaaagtgctatacaaatacaattcaagtgaactgaattgaattgacttGAACTGAATGTGCACTTCTTGAATAGTAAGGAGACCATTTGAAGGGCAGACATTcacaaatatatttgtaaagtataggtttttaaaccatttaaacaCAGGTAAGGTGTCCTTTACAAAAACCTATGTGCATGCTTCAGATAACTAACTTGGGGTTTGGGATAGAGCCTTGAACATTTAAAAGTTTTTCAAGGTGCTTGCAACAAATAATTCAGgcaataatttaataattacagCAGAGAAAGAAAAGCTCTGTGTATCCACCAGATAATCTAATTTACATTTGTCATGGATTCTCTGGTCACTCTTTTTTTATTGCCACAGCCATTGTATAAAAAGTGGCACTCGAGTTAAGGGAAGAAACATACCAATAAAAATCATGTGAAGAGTTCAAGAAGTATTCattaaacaatttttatttatttaagttatcTGTGAAGATAACTgcatacaaaaacataaaagtcctgaatgaaatcaaaactaaataaaactatCTTCCTTTCGTCTATTTATGTCTTCTATGTACATCTAGCTTGATAAAGTAGTCTAGTTTGACCAAATAAATGTCCATATTAGAGAGTAGGTAAAAGGCTTACCTGAGTTGCATGGGAGTGTTATGCTCTTGCTGTAGCGTATGTGGTTGTGTGAGTAACTGGCGTGACAAGTGagtgtttctctgtctgtccagTTCGGCTTGCAGAGCATCAGTGTACTGTTCATGCTTCTGGACTCTGGATGATGGTGAAGAAACTGAGTTGCTCTGGTCCACGTGAAGTTCACCTGCTCTGGTCTCAAACCCTGCAGAGAGCAGAGTAGCTCCACACAGGAGAAATTGGTGCTGTTCGTCAGCTGCAGGGTAAGAGATGGTAGAActgcagagagggagagaacacTGAAATCATGACATTTCCTCAAGAAACTGTACGATGTAGTACAGGatttataaaacaaacataatattacatttactgcTAGTATAGTAAGTGacagaaaacattttaagaGCATGTGAAAAGTAAAAGAAGATTATAATCACCATTAACTTTAAGCCTCAGGGTTACTGATCTCTCATCTGGAGTTGGTGGTATTAATCTGATCATCAAACATTTATAAAGACCAGCATCACTGCTTTCAACACTCGTTATATTCAGCCCTAAAGGTTCTGTATTTACTTTGAACCGAGGTTTGCAGTTATGGTCATGAATTGCATTATTCTGAATAGAATATGTACATAAAATTGACCCTCCATCCTTTTCCCACTTAACTCCAATCCTCATAAAGTCAGTGTAGTTGAACAGTAAAGGACATGGTAGAAAGGCAGTATCCCCACTAGACACGGTAATGTCCAAGGCACCTATAGAATGAAGGCATCAATTAGAATAGTGCAAAAAAAGTACTGGCATGAGAAATGCATAAGGAAATTATAACTGATTACAGAAATACCTACTCTCCACCTACTAGGTGTAACATATATGAAggttgagatggatgcaagtgcagataagaactTTATTAGAtgagagataggcagacaaatccaaatcgaaaGCCAAAAGCACGGTAATAAACAGCCAAGGCAAGGcacaaaatgagaaacaagatcaaaaaccatgaaacgAAAAACGAAGAACAATGTACAAAGGTTTGGTACGGTggtaacactcaatacttcaaGAAGTACATAGATACACGAGGGGTTTGAAGTCCAGACATAATCAGGGGGATAACAAGAACAGCTGAATACAATAATGGCAcgtaagggaaacaaccaatgacaatacaggggcggagacaggacagaaataataacagatgcacatgtagaaagtaaacaaagacaGACAATTGCTGTGTCTGAAACTGGTCCCTATctcctatatagtgcactatatcgAGTGCTGGCCATTTTGTAGTGGTGTCCAAATTCCGAAAACACCTtcccattcattcactcatttatgCCCACAATGCACCCTGATTTTGATTGTACATCTGATGTACAGTCACCAATGCACTATTTCCCATACTCCAACATAAGACGGTGATAGAAcgcaaaaggaaaataaacatgGCAGACGTGAACATCGGAGGCAACAACTTTTACAATTGTAATTGTAACTTTTTATCAATTAAAATGCATCTCTATCTAGATATTTTGATGCAAAATGATACAGGTTATTGATTGATTGgcacagtatttattttcagcCACTTCGTTTGCGGTTTAATCTAACTTTTAAATCACCAACTGTACAGATCAAATGATAATTTGGTGGATTGTTCACATATATTAGTGAACACATTCACAGTACAGTATTTACATACTTATTAGAAAAGAATGTAATGACGACTTTTTAATAAAGTTAAGGAGCGatggggaaaatatatatagttgaaTTTGTTTCTTACAGGTGTTGGAAATCTATTCATCAGTTATTTAGTTAACAGCTGGATGTATTTTGTCTAATGTCTTCTTACCGATAGATGGCATCTTTGAGCTAACAAAGCACGCCTTAAAGTTGTCATTCATTCTGAAAttctcctttttcttctcctcaggaTAAAGAAGTTTTGCCAAAACCAAAACTAGCCATTTTTGTTTCACTCCCGCCgacagatggcactgcggcatCGACACGCGCACGCGGCTTTAGatagcgcgcgtgcacgagactttTGTATATGGACACGCGCCctggtttgttttggttttcccCTTGTTTCAGCATTGGTTCATGTTCGAGGATGTGTCTTgatttactccaggtgtctATGATTTAGTATTGATTGTgttagtcatttaaacccctcgtgttgctgtgcacaTCGTGCAGTATTAACGGTAGCTGAGTGTTTGCCTGGTGAATACGTTACGTTCGCGATGCGGTCTTATTTCCATGTCCTGTTCTCGTGCAATGCTTAGACTTTAGTCTCATGTTTAATCTAGTTAATCTTGTTCAGTATAGACCGCGCTCcccgtgttttgtttgcttgtttgttaaTAAAGACATTGCTCCTGCGCTCACTCCCTGTTTATAGTCTCGTGTCGTTACCATTTTAAGCCAGTTTTACCCCATGAGTCAGCTTGAGgacagtgacaggaaatccCTCGAAAATTAAACCAAgtagtttaattta
Coding sequences:
- the LOC108276956 gene encoding uncharacterized protein LOC108276956 isoform X3 — its product is MFSGTPFCLLLALPFYYSTNIGALDITVSSGDTAFLPCPLLFNYTDFMRIGVKWEKDGGSILCTYSIQNNAIHDHNCKPRFKVNTEPLGLNITSVESSDAGLYKCLMIRLIPPTPDERSVTLRLKVNVLPSLTLQLTNSTNFSCVELLCSLQGLRPEQVNFTWTRATQFLHHHPESRSMNSTLMLCKPNWTDRETLTCHASYSHNHIRYSKSITLPCNSDSSSFFNVKFGLKANSSVVRFIVIGTLFASLICTALFFEVYYQCLAARRRQ
- the LOC108276956 gene encoding uncharacterized protein LOC108276956 isoform X4, giving the protein MLSEKLLCFFLALLFCYSTNTSALDITVSSGDTAFLPCPLLFNYTDFMRIGVKWEKDGGSILCTYSIQNNAIHDHNCKPRFKVNTEPLGLNITSVESSDAGLYKCLMIRLIPPTPDERSVTLRLKVNVLPSLTLQLTNSTNFSCVELLCSLQGLRPEQVNFTWTRATQFLHHHPESRSMNSTLMLCKPNWTDRETLTCHASYSHNHIRYSKSITLPCNSDSSSFFNVKFGLKANSSVVRFIVIGTLFASLICTALFFEVYYQCLAARRRQ